The window CCGCTGTAACGGAAGACCAACAGGGCGCCGCCCAGGTCGACGCTCGAGGAGGTCGACACGGTGACGCTGTTGTTCTCCACCCGCACCGTGGCCGTGCCCGAGTTGGCGTACGGCGACAGCTTCGGCGAACCGGTGCCGGTTCCCGGCGGGAACGGCTGCTCGTCACCGGTGATGATGCGGATCAGGTAAATCAGGTCCGCCACGGTGAGAACGACGCCGTCGTTGTTGATGTCGGTGGCGAGGATCTGGACTTCGTCCCACACCGGATCCCACACCGACGATCCATACACGAAGTAGTTGATGAACAACACCGCGTCACCGACCTCGTTGGCCAGGCCGTTGAGGTTGATGTCGCCGCGATCATCCGGCGGCTCGTCGATGCAGATACGGCCCGGGCAGAACTCGATGATGTCACGAGCGGCCTGCTTGGTCGGGTCGATGCAGTCGGTCGGCGAACCGATCGGGATGAACAGGGTGTCGCCCGACTTGGACGACAGGGCGTTGTCGCCGCAATCCAGCACGCAGAAGCCCACGTTGAAGCACTGGTTGATGAAGTTGCGGTCGGAGGTGACCTGGAAGTTCAATCCCACGACACGGCCGTCGAGATAGAACGACGCGTCCGGAGGATGCAACGCCGGACCGTTGTCCAGATCAGCGATCGCCACGACGCGGATGTAGCCGCTCGGGCACGAACCCGCGCAGTTGCCCGCCGGGCTGTGACGATAGGTGAAGTATTCCCAATCCGCCATCTCGTCGACCGGGAAGGCCTCGAGGAAGGACAGACCGGAAGGATCGTAGCAGATCAGCAGATCGATACCGCCCAACGGATAGGTGTTGGACAAGGTGACATAGGCGGTCGCAATCTGGCCGTTGAGCGTGTGAATGTTGGCCGAATCGAGGCCCGAGCGGATGCACAGGGCATACGAGAGCACGTCGATCTGGAAGCAGCATTCATCAACGCCGCCGCAACCGTCTTCCACGCGGATGCAGGCTTCCCACAGGCCGGCGTCGTTGTTATCAGCCGACGAGGTCTGCCAGGAGAAGTTGCCGGCCGCGTCAACGGACGGAGCGTTGTGCGGAGCGCCCTGGCCTTCCAGCGCCGTGAACGACACCAGCGAGAAGGTCAAGGGGTTGCCCGCCGGGTCGACGGCCGAAGCCGCCGCCGAAACCAGGTCGCCCAAAACCGCGAACTGGTCGTCCGGGCAGGTGATCGCCGGCGCCGCATTGGTCACCGTGATGTTGAACGAGCAGGTGTCAGCCTTCTCGCCGTCAGAGACGCGGACGGTGAAGGTGATCGGGCCCTTGACCACATCGGCGCAGGCCGGATCGAAGGTCAGCACATTGCCCGCCACGAAGGCCGGATTGGCCGGAGCCGGGACCGCGGAGAGAAGCGTCCACGAAAGCGGACCGATACAGCCATCGTCGGTGGCGGTCAGCGTGTAACCGGCCGCCGGAGCGTTCCAGTCCACCGACGCATCCGACGGGCAGGTGGCCACCGGAGCGTTCTGGAACACCGTCACCTGGAAGCTGCAGTCGACGAAGTCGCAACCGTCGCTGATGCGGAAGGTGACCGTGTGCACGCCGACGTCAGCGCAAACAGTCTGCCAGTTGAACACGCCCGACGCGCTCACCGTGGCCGGACCCACGTTCGCCGGAGCAATCGAAACCAGCGAGTAGGTGACCGGGTTGCCGTTCGGGTCGGAACCGTTGAGCTGCTTGTTGTTGACGCCTGCCATGAAGTACA is drawn from bacterium and contains these coding sequences:
- a CDS encoding Ig-like domain-containing protein encodes the protein MIDTAFYPPAGAFVVMGCDCCEYGPFDWFRGEFPLENQAPICGTNPDESVNFTGSVNKQLSASDPDACDALTYSLVSIVPPVAGAAAVSPSGVFTYSAVCADKGAHVVTFRATDPCGASVDCTFNLTVTNTAPVCGTNNPENVYFMAGVNNKQLNGSDPNGNPVTYSLVSIAPANVGPATVSASGVFNWQTVCADVGVHTVTFRISDGCDFVDCSFQVTVFQNAPVATCPSDASVDWNAPAAGYTLTATDDGCIGPLSWTLLSAVPAPANPAFVAGNVLTFDPACADVVKGPITFTVRVSDGEKADTCSFNITVTNAAPAITCPDDQFAVLGDLVSAAASAVDPAGNPLTFSLVSFTALEGQGAPHNAPSVDAAGNFSWQTSSADNNDAGLWEACIRVEDGCGGVDECCFQIDVLSYALCIRSGLDSANIHTLNGQIATAYVTLSNTYPLGGIDLLICYDPSGLSFLEAFPVDEMADWEYFTYRHSPAGNCAGSCPSGYIRVVAIADLDNGPALHPPDASFYLDGRVVGLNFQVTSDRNFINQCFNVGFCVLDCGDNALSSKSGDTLFIPIGSPTDCIDPTKQAARDIIEFCPGRICIDEPPDDRGDINLNGLANEVGDAVLFINYFVYGSSVWDPVWDEVQILATDINNDGVVLTVADLIYLIRIITGDEQPFPPGTGTGSPKLSPYANSGTATVRVENNSVTVSTSSSVDLGGALLVFRYSGLSTGEPMLLSGAEGMNLRYTANGSELRVLVHPSWNGELASIGAGTREILSIPTSGEGSIELTEVQMSDARGALMSTSAAKAVVPTEYALLQNYPNPFNAGTVMSFDLANDADWSVTIYNVTGQTVRSFAGHSAAGRVNVSWDGTTIAGDHASSGVYFYRVEANGFSATKKMTLVK